Proteins encoded by one window of Acetivibrio thermocellus ATCC 27405:
- the argJ gene encoding bifunctional glutamate N-acetyltransferase/amino-acid acetyltransferase ArgJ has translation MINIIDGGVTAPKGFKAAGVACGLKNNQKKDIAVVCSSDLAVAAGVFTKNVVKGHSLQLTMQHIKSGHARALVINSGNANACLGEQGYKDAEEMASLAAQLLNCDAKNVLVGSTGVIGMPLDMPKVRSGIKEAISKLSEEGGHDAAEAIMTTDLVLKEIAVEFEIQGQKVRMGAMAKGSGMIHPNMATMIGVITTDANISRELLDKALKDVISHTFNRVSVDGDTSVCDMVVILANGKANNENIVKEDIDYSTFKSALEYVCTHLSKMIAKDGEGATKLIEVVAEGAKSAEDAYKAVSAIAKSPLVKTAIFGEDANWGRIITAVGYSGADFDPNLVDIYIGDLLVCKSGAALNFDEEKAKEILKEDEVRIKVDFNQGTASDRIWTCDFSYDYVKINGSYRS, from the coding sequence ATGATAAACATAATAGATGGAGGAGTTACGGCCCCAAAAGGGTTTAAAGCCGCAGGAGTCGCCTGCGGGCTTAAAAACAACCAAAAAAAGGACATCGCAGTTGTTTGCTCCAGTGACTTGGCAGTTGCCGCCGGAGTATTTACAAAAAATGTTGTAAAAGGACATTCGCTCCAGCTTACCATGCAGCATATAAAAAGCGGCCATGCCCGGGCATTGGTCATAAACAGCGGTAATGCCAATGCCTGTCTCGGAGAACAGGGCTACAAAGATGCGGAGGAAATGGCTTCTCTTGCCGCTCAGCTTCTAAATTGTGATGCCAAAAACGTCCTTGTCGGTTCCACGGGAGTTATCGGAATGCCGCTTGACATGCCGAAGGTGCGTTCCGGTATAAAGGAGGCAATTTCAAAACTTTCCGAAGAAGGCGGTCACGATGCGGCTGAGGCTATTATGACCACAGACCTTGTTTTAAAGGAAATTGCCGTGGAATTTGAAATTCAGGGGCAAAAAGTAAGAATGGGAGCCATGGCAAAAGGCTCAGGAATGATACATCCCAATATGGCAACAATGATAGGAGTCATAACAACGGATGCAAATATTTCCAGAGAACTGCTGGACAAAGCGCTCAAAGATGTAATATCCCATACTTTCAACCGGGTATCGGTTGACGGAGACACCAGTGTTTGCGACATGGTTGTCATCCTTGCCAACGGAAAAGCAAACAATGAAAATATTGTCAAGGAGGATATTGACTATTCCACTTTCAAATCCGCCCTTGAATACGTCTGTACACACCTTTCCAAAATGATAGCAAAAGACGGAGAAGGGGCGACCAAGCTTATTGAAGTTGTCGCCGAAGGTGCAAAAAGTGCTGAAGATGCTTACAAAGCAGTAAGCGCAATTGCCAAATCCCCCCTTGTAAAAACAGCCATTTTCGGTGAGGATGCAAACTGGGGAAGAATCATAACGGCTGTCGGTTATTCCGGTGCGGATTTTGACCCCAATCTGGTTGACATATACATCGGAGACCTTTTGGTATGCAAAAGCGGCGCCGCATTAAACTTTGACGAGGAAAAGGCAAAAGAAATACTTAAAGAAGATGAAGTCAGAATAAAAGTTGACTTTAACCAGGGAACCGCATCCGACAGA
- the lon gene encoding endopeptidase La: MSEAKKVIKKQVLPLLPLRGLTVFPYMILHFDVGRIKSIKALEEAMINNQLIFLVAQKDAKNDSPGPEDIYTIGTISKVKQLLKLPGDTIRVLVEGISRAEICEFTQTEPFFMAEVEEKIYVEEDKNSKTEIEALKRRVLSTFEEYSKLNNKVSPETVLSIMNIDDPDQLADIITANLMLKVEQKQEILNEFKTKIRLQKLLETLVREIEIMQIEREINIKVRKQIDKTQKEYYLREQLKAIQSELGDKDGVVGEVEEYKRKLAEGNFGEEVEKKVLKELDRLLKMPPGSAEGSVIRTYLDWIFDLPWNKKTEEIIDLDRAQQILDEDHYGLEKVKERIIEYLAIRKLKKDLKGPILCLAGPPGVGKTSIAKSIARALNRNYVRMSLGGVRDEAEIRGHRRTYVGAMPGRIISALKQAGSKNPLILLDEIDKMSSDFRGDPAAAMLEVLDSEQNYAFRDHYLELPFDLSDVLFITTANNLDTVPRPLLDRMEVISLSSYTEEEKVQIAMKYLFPKQIEAHGFKKSNLKIDEPAVREIINCYTREAGVRELERQIAGVCRKVARKLVSSNQKTVKITAASIEKYLGTKKYRYDMANEKDEVGVATGLAWTPVGGDTLSIEVTLMEGKGSLELTGQLGDVMKESARAAMSYIRSRAEYYGIDKDFYNKYDIHIHVPEGAIPKDGPSAGITLATAMVSALTGKPVRKNVAMTGEITLRGRVLPIGGVKEKVLAAHRAGIDTIIIPVENKKDLEEIPENVRKTIKFVLADNMETVLNTALVKTKPKGRQKSVSGEEKTVVPEVPPQLEELDHGTATIEQ, encoded by the coding sequence ATGTCCGAAGCAAAGAAAGTTATAAAAAAACAGGTCTTACCGTTGCTGCCTCTCAGAGGGTTGACAGTGTTTCCCTATATGATTTTGCATTTTGACGTTGGAAGAATAAAGTCGATTAAAGCTTTGGAAGAAGCGATGATAAACAACCAGTTGATTTTCCTGGTTGCCCAAAAGGATGCAAAGAATGATTCACCCGGACCGGAAGATATTTATACCATTGGTACAATATCAAAAGTAAAACAGCTGTTAAAGCTTCCGGGAGACACGATAAGGGTTTTGGTGGAAGGAATAAGCCGGGCTGAAATATGTGAGTTTACCCAGACAGAGCCCTTTTTCATGGCTGAGGTTGAAGAAAAAATATATGTTGAAGAAGACAAAAACAGCAAGACGGAAATAGAAGCCCTAAAGAGGAGGGTCCTGTCCACCTTTGAGGAGTATTCAAAGCTCAATAACAAAGTTTCTCCCGAAACCGTTCTGTCCATCATGAACATTGATGACCCTGACCAGTTGGCTGACATTATAACTGCCAACTTAATGCTGAAGGTGGAGCAAAAGCAGGAAATATTAAATGAGTTTAAAACCAAAATCAGGCTTCAGAAGCTTTTGGAAACTCTTGTCAGAGAAATTGAAATAATGCAGATTGAAAGAGAGATTAATATAAAGGTCAGAAAACAAATTGACAAGACTCAGAAAGAATACTATTTGAGGGAACAGCTAAAGGCCATACAGAGCGAATTGGGAGACAAGGACGGCGTGGTCGGCGAGGTAGAAGAGTACAAGAGAAAGCTTGCAGAAGGCAATTTTGGCGAGGAAGTTGAGAAAAAGGTGTTAAAGGAGCTGGATCGTCTCCTTAAGATGCCTCCGGGTTCTGCGGAAGGTTCAGTTATAAGGACGTACCTTGACTGGATATTTGATTTGCCGTGGAACAAGAAAACGGAAGAGATTATAGATTTGGACCGCGCTCAGCAGATTCTTGACGAGGACCACTATGGCCTGGAAAAGGTTAAGGAAAGAATAATTGAGTATCTTGCCATAAGAAAGCTTAAAAAAGATCTCAAAGGTCCGATTTTGTGCCTGGCCGGACCGCCGGGAGTAGGAAAAACCTCAATCGCAAAGTCTATTGCCCGCGCACTCAACAGAAACTATGTACGAATGTCTTTGGGCGGAGTTCGGGATGAAGCTGAAATAAGAGGTCACCGCAGAACTTATGTGGGAGCCATGCCCGGAAGAATTATTTCCGCTTTGAAACAGGCGGGTTCCAAAAATCCTCTTATTCTGCTTGATGAGATTGACAAAATGAGCAGTGATTTCAGAGGAGACCCTGCGGCGGCAATGCTTGAGGTATTGGACAGCGAGCAGAATTATGCTTTCAGGGACCATTATCTGGAACTTCCCTTTGATTTGTCCGATGTGTTGTTTATAACTACGGCAAACAACCTTGACACGGTTCCGAGGCCTCTTTTGGACAGAATGGAAGTAATATCTTTGTCCAGCTATACTGAAGAGGAAAAGGTCCAGATAGCAATGAAATATCTTTTCCCGAAACAGATTGAGGCTCACGGCTTTAAGAAAAGCAATCTGAAAATAGACGAACCGGCTGTGAGAGAAATAATAAACTGCTATACAAGGGAAGCCGGAGTGAGGGAGCTTGAAAGACAGATAGCCGGCGTTTGCAGAAAAGTTGCCAGAAAGCTGGTATCCTCAAATCAGAAGACGGTCAAAATTACTGCAGCCTCTATAGAAAAGTATTTGGGAACGAAAAAATACAGATATGACATGGCAAATGAAAAGGATGAAGTGGGTGTTGCCACAGGTCTTGCATGGACGCCTGTGGGCGGAGATACGTTGTCCATTGAGGTAACACTTATGGAAGGAAAGGGCAGCCTCGAGCTTACAGGACAGCTGGGAGACGTCATGAAAGAATCTGCCCGGGCTGCAATGAGTTATATTCGTTCAAGAGCGGAATATTACGGAATAGACAAGGATTTTTACAACAAGTATGATATTCACATACATGTACCGGAGGGAGCCATTCCAAAGGACGGTCCTTCAGCCGGTATAACCCTTGCAACCGCAATGGTGTCTGCATTAACCGGAAAGCCGGTAAGAAAAAATGTGGCTATGACCGGGGAGATAACCTTAAGAGGCAGGGTTCTTCCGATAGGCGGAGTCAAGGAAAAAGTGCTTGCCGCCCATAGAGCCGGAATAGATACAATTATAATTCCTGTGGAAAACAAGAAAGACCTTGAAGAGATACCTGAAAATGTAAGAAAGACAATAAAATTTGTTCTGGCAGACAATATGGAAACGGTGCTCAATACTGCATTGGTGAAAACCAAACCGAAGGGCAGGCAAAAGAGCGTTTCCGGTGAAGAAAAAACTGTTGTGCCGGAAGTTCCTCCGCAGTTGGAAGAATTGGATCACGGAACCGCAACAATTGAACAGTAA
- a CDS encoding MASE3 domain-containing protein, with protein MRSIIRAFLKYKEYVLLAIIAVAAGLVFGIAYFLKEQFSAVMTVESFLAWHNILEFTSVLISFTVFAVSYYTYEQTGNLRSVFLGSVFLAVGMVDAFHTLSYKGMPAFLIENNSSNRATIFWIIARLFTALGFFISSLIPASVKIRTKRIIFVAVPLITSISALYLATYHPELFPPMHIEGKGLTFFKIYSEHLIIILFALSVLMFIREYNKTKNKMVLLLCVSLEITIFSEAAFVLYFSVYDIYNYLGHVYKFIAFFIIFRAIFINDIQEPYRKLSKAKEKLRNHAENLDMMIRERTRELENLNQKLMQDLKYARDIQKSVFKLRNQDWEKVRFEVKNYSSEMVSGDFCNVFKIDNDNIGFYIGDVSGHGVPAAMLTIFLNQTVKTLLEMETNELNKISPAMVLENIYRSFNSTNFDENVYIVMIYAVYNRHTQVLTYSSAGLNVSPILIKPSGEILEIEIKGFPICKFIEFYDGEYQNHALKLNKDEKILFYTDGLIEAQNTDRNFFGDMRLKEILQENYNKSASELSKLISDGIFGFTGKKEIKDDITFLIMEVVE; from the coding sequence ATGAGAAGTATTATACGCGCCTTTTTAAAGTATAAGGAATATGTATTGCTTGCAATAATAGCTGTTGCTGCCGGTTTAGTATTTGGAATTGCATATTTTTTGAAGGAACAATTCAGTGCCGTAATGACTGTTGAGAGTTTTTTGGCATGGCACAATATACTTGAATTTACAAGTGTACTGATCTCCTTTACTGTTTTTGCGGTCTCTTATTATACTTACGAACAAACCGGAAATTTGCGATCCGTTTTTTTGGGCAGTGTTTTTCTTGCAGTAGGTATGGTGGATGCTTTTCATACACTGTCATATAAGGGCATGCCCGCATTTCTGATTGAAAACAACAGTTCCAACAGAGCTACAATCTTCTGGATTATTGCAAGATTGTTTACAGCTCTTGGCTTTTTCATATCAAGTTTGATACCGGCTAGTGTCAAGATTCGGACAAAGCGGATAATATTTGTAGCCGTTCCCCTGATTACAAGCATTTCCGCTTTGTATCTGGCCACTTATCATCCTGAACTGTTTCCGCCGATGCATATTGAGGGAAAAGGTCTTACTTTTTTTAAAATCTATTCCGAACACCTGATTATTATATTGTTTGCCCTGTCTGTTTTAATGTTTATCCGTGAGTATAACAAAACAAAAAACAAAATGGTACTTCTTCTTTGTGTTTCTCTTGAGATAACTATTTTCAGTGAAGCTGCGTTTGTCCTGTATTTCAGTGTTTATGACATATATAATTATCTTGGTCACGTGTACAAATTTATAGCATTCTTCATTATTTTCAGGGCTATTTTTATTAACGATATACAAGAGCCGTATCGAAAGCTTTCAAAGGCAAAAGAAAAACTGAGGAACCATGCCGAAAACCTGGACATGATGATCAGGGAAAGAACAAGAGAGCTTGAAAATCTCAATCAGAAACTCATGCAAGATTTGAAATATGCCCGGGACATACAAAAATCGGTTTTTAAGCTGCGCAATCAGGATTGGGAAAAAGTGCGGTTTGAAGTGAAAAACTATTCTTCTGAAATGGTAAGCGGTGATTTTTGCAATGTTTTTAAAATTGACAACGACAATATAGGGTTTTATATCGGAGATGTGTCCGGCCACGGTGTTCCGGCGGCAATGCTTACGATATTTTTGAATCAGACAGTGAAGACTTTGCTGGAGATGGAAACAAACGAACTTAACAAAATCAGTCCGGCAATGGTTTTGGAAAACATATACCGTTCTTTCAACTCAACAAACTTCGACGAAAATGTATATATTGTCATGATTTATGCGGTATACAACAGGCACACACAGGTTCTTACTTATTCCTCGGCAGGTCTTAATGTTTCGCCGATTCTTATAAAACCTTCAGGAGAAATTTTGGAAATAGAAATAAAAGGCTTTCCCATATGCAAATTTATTGAGTTTTATGACGGAGAATATCAAAATCATGCGTTAAAGCTTAATAAAGATGAGAAAATTTTGTTTTACACCGACGGGCTTATTGAAGCACAGAATACGGACAGGAACTTTTTTGGAGACATGAGACTGAAAGAAATTTTACAGGAAAATTATAATAAATCCGCTTCCGAACTGTCAAAGCTGATTTCCGACGGTATTTTTGGATTTACCGGGAAAAAAGAAATTAAAGATGATATAACGTTCCTTATCATGGAAGTAGTAGAATGA
- a CDS encoding DUF6648 family protein, whose translation MPSKKIVPNKFEQFLKNRESLIEQYAKGDLTKEEFIEANYRCINSLDIKPFQKIDNVKKAIYNYQYYNVLAKYYQKKAHDLSRNHEARSDFLEQSNYYYSKKDEVTAKLLRLLDFKGIEAYFVKVKSKNLRKKLFEIVLLDYDNIILHSKSEAILNMLMKENVFINEVRNSLVDSYINQKY comes from the coding sequence ATGCCGTCAAAGAAGATTGTACCGAATAAATTTGAGCAATTTCTGAAAAACAGAGAAAGCCTTATCGAGCAGTATGCCAAAGGGGACCTGACAAAAGAGGAATTTATCGAAGCAAACTACAGGTGCATAAATTCCCTCGATATAAAACCATTTCAAAAAATTGACAATGTAAAAAAAGCAATATACAATTATCAATACTACAATGTTCTGGCAAAATATTACCAAAAAAAGGCTCATGACCTAAGTCGCAATCATGAGGCGAGAAGTGATTTTCTTGAACAGTCTAATTATTACTATTCAAAAAAGGACGAAGTTACGGCAAAACTTCTTAGACTTTTGGACTTTAAAGGAATAGAAGCATATTTTGTAAAGGTAAAGTCAAAAAATCTCAGAAAAAAGTTGTTTGAAATTGTGCTTTTGGACTATGACAACATTATTCTTCACTCAAAAAGTGAAGCTATTTTAAACATGCTTATGAAAGAAAATGTCTTCATAAACGAAGTAAGAAATTCCCTGGTGGACAGCTACATAAACCAGAAGTATTAG
- a CDS encoding adaptor protein MecA, with product MKIEKINENKIKVTISIDDLLERNIDLDTLNYNTPAAQELFWDMMEQAEIQFGFDASDSQICVEAIPDPEEGFVIIITKLDEDGEFESIHKYIKNRFRKSDLRVRKRNSRVSSSIVIYFFNNFEDLCSVCQKLRDIYSGESTLYRLKGVYYLVLTKNSWSVANLRSFEPILSEFGTKVSNVSFYEGYLNEHGEKIIEYNAVETINDYFHR from the coding sequence ATGAAAATTGAAAAAATAAACGAAAATAAAATCAAAGTCACAATTTCCATTGACGACTTGCTGGAAAGAAACATAGACCTTGACACACTAAATTACAATACTCCGGCGGCACAGGAATTGTTCTGGGACATGATGGAACAGGCGGAAATCCAGTTCGGTTTTGATGCTTCCGATTCCCAGATATGTGTTGAGGCTATCCCTGATCCTGAAGAAGGTTTTGTTATTATAATTACAAAACTGGATGAAGACGGTGAATTCGAATCTATTCACAAATATATAAAAAACAGATTCAGAAAGTCCGATCTTCGGGTAAGAAAGAGAAATTCCAGGGTCTCCTCTTCTATAGTCATATATTTCTTCAATAATTTTGAAGACTTGTGCTCTGTATGCCAGAAGCTCAGGGACATTTACTCAGGCGAAAGCACTCTGTACAGACTTAAAGGAGTTTATTACCTGGTTCTTACCAAAAATTCATGGTCAGTGGCAAATTTAAGGTCGTTTGAGCCTATTTTAAGCGAGTTCGGAACCAAGGTCAGCAACGTCAGCTTTTACGAAGGCTACCTGAATGAACACGGAGAAAAAATAATTGAGTATAATGCGGTGGAAACAATAAACGACTATTTTCATAGATAA
- a CDS encoding Maf family protein, whose translation MVKIVLASGSPRRSELLKQIGLDFEIVLSDIDESNEENLKANELVQHLAYKKAYDVAKKVANRENGKERYLVVGADTVVVKDRIMGKPKDRDDAVRMLKHLSGSWHEVMTGIALIDTKDFRSVTSVEITKVKMKELTDDTILAYVDTKEPMDKAGAYGIQEKGAILVERIEGCYFNVVGLPLGRLSDLLKDFGVSVLKKI comes from the coding sequence ATGGTAAAAATTGTTTTGGCGTCCGGATCACCTAGAAGATCCGAGCTTTTAAAACAGATAGGTCTTGACTTTGAAATTGTTCTGTCGGACATAGATGAAAGCAATGAAGAAAATCTTAAAGCCAACGAACTGGTACAGCATCTTGCGTATAAAAAGGCTTATGATGTTGCCAAAAAAGTGGCAAACAGAGAGAACGGAAAGGAAAGATACCTGGTTGTTGGGGCGGACACCGTGGTTGTCAAAGACAGAATAATGGGAAAGCCCAAAGACAGGGATGATGCCGTAAGGATGCTAAAGCATCTTAGCGGAAGCTGGCATGAAGTAATGACGGGTATAGCATTGATTGACACGAAAGATTTCAGAAGCGTCACAAGTGTGGAAATTACAAAAGTTAAGATGAAGGAACTTACGGACGATACAATTTTGGCATATGTGGACACAAAAGAACCCATGGACAAGGCCGGGGCTTATGGTATCCAGGAAAAAGGGGCCATACTGGTCGAGCGAATTGAGGGATGTTATTTCAACGTGGTGGGATTGCCGCTTGGAAGGCTTTCCGATTTGCTTAAAGATTTTGGAGTTTCTGTACTTAAAAAAATTTAG
- a CDS encoding rod shape-determining protein, which translates to MGFFTRDIGIDLGTANTLVHVKGKGIVVREPSVVAINKKNGEILAVGDAAKEMIGRTPGNIVAIRPMKDGVIADFEVTQSMLKYFIKKAMSKGVFGKPRVVICVPSGVTEVEKRAVEEATLQAGAKEAYLIEEPMAAAIGANLPVEEPSGSMVVDIGGGTSEVAVISLGGIVTSKSLRIAGDELDDAIVHYIKKEYNLMVGERTAEEIKMSIGSAYPRAKEESMEIRGRDLITGLPKNIIITSSEVMEAIKEPINAIVEAIKFTLEKTPPELAADIMDRGIMLTGGGALLSGLDRLIREETGMPVNVAENPLDCVAVGSGKVLEDIETLRKVLISPRKPR; encoded by the coding sequence ATGGGCTTTTTTACAAGAGATATTGGAATTGACTTGGGAACAGCAAATACGTTGGTTCATGTTAAAGGTAAAGGAATTGTAGTAAGAGAACCGTCAGTCGTTGCAATAAATAAAAAGAACGGAGAAATACTTGCGGTGGGCGATGCCGCAAAGGAAATGATAGGAAGAACACCGGGAAACATAGTGGCAATACGGCCTATGAAGGATGGAGTTATTGCAGACTTTGAGGTTACTCAAAGCATGCTGAAGTATTTTATAAAAAAGGCCATGTCAAAAGGAGTTTTTGGAAAACCCAGAGTTGTCATCTGTGTTCCGTCGGGTGTTACGGAAGTTGAAAAGAGAGCGGTTGAAGAAGCTACCCTTCAGGCGGGAGCAAAAGAGGCTTATCTTATTGAGGAACCTATGGCGGCGGCAATAGGAGCCAACCTTCCTGTTGAAGAGCCATCGGGAAGCATGGTTGTTGATATCGGAGGTGGAACCAGCGAGGTTGCGGTTATTTCCCTGGGAGGGATTGTTACAAGCAAGTCCCTGAGAATTGCCGGAGATGAGCTGGATGATGCTATTGTGCACTACATTAAAAAAGAATATAATTTAATGGTGGGAGAAAGAACCGCTGAGGAAATCAAAATGAGTATTGGTTCTGCGTATCCCAGGGCGAAAGAAGAATCGATGGAAATAAGAGGAAGGGACCTTATTACCGGGCTTCCCAAGAATATAATTATTACGTCGTCTGAGGTTATGGAAGCCATAAAAGAGCCAATAAACGCCATAGTGGAAGCCATTAAATTTACTTTGGAAAAGACGCCTCCGGAGCTTGCGGCGGACATAATGGACCGGGGAATAATGCTCACCGGCGGAGGTGCTTTGCTGAGCGGACTGGACAGACTTATCCGTGAAGAGACGGGAATGCCCGTAAACGTGGCTGAAAATCCTTTGGACTGTGTGGCAGTAGGTTCCGGAAAGGTGCTGGAGGACATAGAAACATTAAGAAAGGTGCTGATTTCTCCTAGAAAACCTAGATAG
- the mreC gene encoding rod shape-determining protein MreC, whose translation MRFVKNKHFILLTVTVAILIIIGLSARKNSKINTVSNVVTVALSPFQEFINYLGDRVEGAAKYFQDIEALSQENEALKVRISELEKEVKELSDYREKNKELKEALNIKDQFSDVEFLGANIIAKDMGNWFHTFTIDRGIADGVTVDSAVITKDGLVGRVISTDLFTSKVITIIDEDSTVSARVSKTRDLVFVKGDLQLKNQGLCRLDNIFPDMDIAVGDTIETSGLGGIYPKGIIIGKVKEVRRKTNDLNRYAIIEPAVDFKRLEEVFVLESKNNKDNYEKVGEDNK comes from the coding sequence TTGCGTTTTGTTAAAAACAAGCATTTTATATTGCTGACGGTAACGGTGGCAATTTTGATTATAATAGGGCTTTCTGCGAGAAAAAACAGCAAAATAAATACTGTCAGCAATGTTGTTACCGTTGCGTTAAGTCCCTTTCAGGAGTTTATTAATTATCTGGGAGACAGGGTAGAGGGGGCCGCTAAATATTTTCAGGATATTGAGGCGTTAAGTCAGGAAAATGAAGCGTTGAAGGTACGGATTAGCGAGCTGGAAAAAGAAGTAAAAGAGCTTTCCGACTACAGGGAAAAGAACAAAGAGCTTAAAGAGGCGTTAAATATAAAGGACCAATTCAGTGATGTGGAATTTCTTGGTGCGAATATTATTGCCAAGGATATGGGGAACTGGTTCCATACTTTTACAATAGACCGGGGAATAGCCGATGGTGTTACCGTTGATTCGGCCGTAATAACAAAAGACGGACTTGTGGGAAGAGTGATAAGCACCGATCTTTTTACTTCCAAGGTAATTACGATTATTGACGAAGACAGTACGGTAAGTGCAAGAGTGTCCAAAACAAGGGATTTGGTTTTTGTCAAAGGTGATTTGCAGCTTAAAAATCAGGGATTGTGCAGACTGGACAATATTTTTCCCGACATGGATATAGCGGTGGGAGATACGATAGAGACTTCAGGATTGGGAGGCATATATCCAAAAGGTATTATTATAGGCAAAGTCAAGGAAGTCAGACGTAAAACCAATGATCTCAACAGGTATGCAATTATTGAGCCTGCCGTTGATTTTAAACGGCTTGAAGAAGTGTTTGTGCTGGAAAGCAAAAATAATAAAGATAATTATGAAAAAGTAGGCGAAGACAACAAATGA
- the mreD gene encoding rod shape-determining protein MreD gives MRAKPVRVKIISYAALIFIIALIQSTVLESISIFNIKPNLLLIFIISVALLGSNIEGAVTGFLCGLTQDMLSGRVIGFYALLGLYLGLGIALINKRLYKENVLVAIFTTFVSSIIYEFAVYFFVNVFKGSLELIFPFRYIILPEAVYNSAVSIVIFLIVLKINHWSEELERLSRRY, from the coding sequence ATGAGAGCAAAACCGGTTAGGGTTAAAATAATTTCGTATGCTGCTCTTATATTTATTATAGCGCTAATTCAGTCGACGGTTTTAGAAAGCATCAGCATATTCAATATCAAACCGAATCTGTTGTTGATATTCATTATTTCCGTGGCACTTTTAGGAAGCAATATCGAGGGTGCCGTGACAGGTTTTTTGTGCGGATTGACTCAGGATATGCTTTCAGGAAGGGTTATTGGCTTTTATGCTTTGCTGGGGCTTTATCTCGGCCTTGGAATTGCTTTGATAAATAAAAGATTATACAAAGAAAATGTGTTGGTGGCAATTTTCACGACTTTTGTTTCTTCGATAATATATGAATTTGCCGTTTATTTTTTTGTAAATGTGTTTAAAGGCTCTTTAGAGCTGATTTTTCCTTTTAGATATATAATTTTGCCTGAGGCGGTTTACAATAGTGCGGTGTCAATTGTCATATTTTTAATAGTTTTAAAGATAAATCACTGGTCTGAGGAATTGGAGCGGCTTTCGAGACGTTATTAA